tcacaaccggcaggcaaatgccagcgcttccttggtctcctctggagacccctgaggcccctgcctttacagagaatcaaacccttgtctgctcacccggtttccgcctccgtgaaagcctgctgctctgcggcatctgcaaagaaaacagggggttagacacctcctcgcctgccccaggggaagagctgctctcgctctcccactgggcttcaaggacccttgcgagggtgccgacacgctgagcaaagtctgcggtggttgtcctcagctcctgggctcgtccccggcagacctcctcccagccgatccccagcatacacccctgggctcctggagggcccgggctgtggagcacggtgcacagcgtacccccagtggcgtgggtcctatcctgcttcagctcttctccagccagcaccaaggcctcccagctgcatgagtcgcctccgtcggcagggtcccgacagctgcctccgtcctggctgctggtgacggcgaagtggtggaaggcgacaaactccccttggccgcagctcctgcatttGTGCGCGTGCTGCTCCAGGAAGGCGGCACACTTGCCGTGCAAGGCGACTCGCTGCCTCTCGGGCCACAGCTCgtacgcagccttctgcagcagcgggacgcagaaggccaagacgccaggctgctgctcctcggtcctcgtgctgggagagggcctctgcacacctgcaaggcaaagggcctcggcatcagccccagctcagggccgtcgcagccggggcacgagagtcatgccttggcgtgcacccttgccagccaaccagcactgctgcacaccgagccttgcagcacggggcaaaagggcccagcttgccttgctgacgctagcccagccccgcggacacagcgctcagctgcgctccaggcaggagctgggcatgtcaccaccagcccaagcaagccccgtccagcactttctccctgctcttggcaaggcagtccccagcctcctgagcttcctcctgcaccacaggggagtcaaagctgaataaaagcccgtcaagggccccggggcaacctggagagcatctttgatcaggtggctgggagaggatgtcaggGGCTCCACACGCCCTCCCGTGCCTGTGCTACGAGCAGCACTCGGGATGGCACTTGGTGGGAACCTCCCTCCAGCGCAAAGCTAGCGGGCTTTGAGACTGACCCGTAAGGTCTTTGAACAACCCATCGCAAAGAgccgtgcctgcctgagccccagccacccctcacagcaggggaagcgcaccatgccctggggagccctgccgggacacagctgggagctcccttgtccacctgcccgctaccacttactgctctccacctgcgaagaggtggctggcccctcggtaggatcttgcacatcttctggcacctctgtgtttttcagccacctcaggatGTTGTCGCCCACCAGCTCGTCCAACAAGGAATTCATATGGGtcctgaggccagtgggaaggatgtgcaacaggagctgggtggtaaacaccggcccgatgatggctgcaaacttcacaaccatccgcgtcagcggctgcatccgatccagctgagtcagcgcaatctctgtcaagaagaaacaacacgtctctcttgcctcttccccatgctgaggctggagaggctggaaagtttcaacccatgagatggggtagactttggcctcctctccttgcggctgcacctactgggcaatcgcaacccagggtaggcatcttcaaactggctccgctcctgatggaatcgcaggccatgaggcctggggaaaagccagatgctcaaacaaatgctcccccaccgagggcagggagggcaggacccagcaggtatgcgcatcccatgatgtgccctaccagatctggagtaggcttttgcccaacagcacacacagagaactttccccacatcacaggtggacacagagctccccacaacgcttgccttaacttggccagacaatactattcctttctcttggttttctttttttttttttttttttttggacaaagccacttcacagcaggaatactttagcatgatgtctcttcacagttcataacaaatgtctatggccagagaggagggacactcattgaaagctcccccatccagctcccctggctacaggaggatttccatgccgatccgcagaaaacaaaaaaccaaaacaaaacgaaaaaaaagaagaaaaaagagaaggatttggtttggattaagtgccttgagaccagcattagctggggaacttaaaaagagaacagcaacacagatgctgcgtcaaagttgggacagaggcaagtcaaagccttttcccagcaaagtatttgttttggtgagaaaagggagccatttcagtgttgcacggataaccttttctctcctacctgctgacggagagcagccagcaggctcacaggaggggaaagcggctgcctgcagccccaggcctgtttctggtgggaccggagccgccttcccagcagagcccccacgctgagagggtgactctgcagcacacggatgcccggcctccctccagcccctgccccgggaaggagccccagcacagccgacagccggcagagcggcgctcggctccttacctttcaaggggatgggcagcgcggtgttctccagggtcacgcctggcctgaggaggcagaccctcccgtcattccgcgcctcggagctccaggttgctgcgagggatgaagcctcggctgcagatgctgggcggagcaagagagcaccgataaggcagttcgcaaagcgactcgcagctcgcgagcgcttcacgattcacttgggatgggacaagtcgcccctgacatggtccagtgcctgccctgaatgtggtggtcatgaagcagagcaaaacagttcccaccagttcccagccagggaaactgctggtgctaatgcaagacgtggcctcagtcctggctcttcccaaggccgcggcactctggctggcattgctctctcggatggcattaccaccgttttcttccgttaccggcactcttgtggggatttatggtttggcattcaagtttcctgggctcgtccctcacctcaagctggggtttgttctcaagtgagctagcctttggccaagctaaactgcatgcccattggaatgcctaagaaacaccacaagcacatgtgcttcggaaggatttcccctgtgttttagccccacaacccccgccccaagaatgtaggtccctccgagccaccagaactcactgcccctgctttgcctgtcccaacagcaaggcgcacaggagcccacacctccgccagaccaagatctgactctgcccagagccatgggggaacaacggggcaagactctgctgtggagaacacgccacagcaactcgctagtcgcagccaaggtgcttactgatcaggctctcccagttgtcctttgcttttccagactgcctccgggtgcagaactggagcatgtcgttggcacgaaggcagcgcagcagctcctcgcagtaatatgggatccctgagctggttcggatcaggaacctgcacaggagcagacccgtcggggaccagcacaaggaaagtaaggtgaaacacagttcagctgggcggccagtcactcaggcataccagggtagccagcatcttcatcacagctacgcctcactttggaaagggatcgtcctcccactgccttgggattttgtgccccctgaaccctccagcctttgccgaagtccacgggaaaagaattgcggacaatgcccaaagcgcagagcagcgagccctgcctttcttctcctcaggagcctggagaggatggacctctgccccggggaacctcccccacagcccagccacccagaccaaggccttttctgttcacacccagacacagctgggctcaggactcttcctcccttcctccctgtgcggcagccaaggctgacacctcccaggctgggtgtctcgggagttgcccgctctcagcgcgcacccaccagggtgaggcataacaagccgcccacgcctggcactcgctagagtccgggatgcttctagcggccctgcgctcccttgcctgggggcctgattccctaccacggtcagcagaggttcaggccctcaggaagagctcccctgcctccaacttacctcaccagatccctggggatgctgaccactccgaggtccttgcagactttctgcatcacaactgaagctttcagcttgtccagatgaagataagtgattttctgggacgtggcgttgtctgctgcggctttgcgaaagctctcggttatctcgtagcctggggctaagctcatgaccatgaagagggagaccttctggagcacgggtgacatgatgaaccaggagtcagggtcgatgaaatgggcattgtcgatgacaaatatgccaaaatctcctgtaagggtctgaaaaaaagcaggttgctctgaggggaatccagtggattctcagctgtcttgcaggggacgagatttagcctccgtctcttgagaggatgctctgaagtctctccccagccactttcccgctcggaagcttactgactctttgagactggagggtcatacctaacatcacttgccctgcagaaggagggagctcgggcaagggaacccagaagacattgttcctcctccagggcacactttacgggaggaaagtcctcgggtgtgtttgtggggctgcggggggaagtgggggggcgagggctttctcgggctctgacgggccatgacccaggtgcgcagtcatcctgcctgctcacacctcagtggtacagagcccgcagacggcagggtttttccttctctgacccagggggaaggaaggagaaatgctcaccttctccagcactttcacccgagtcgagtgcaattccagtcttctttgagtttcatccatctcgcgaacattgtccgaaatggggaactggccagaaaagcagagtcagggagaaacacggctccggggctcggcacacctacccagcacgcaagaccgcagagcccaccgtctctgacagcctcagcacctcacctctgcccagcacaggggcagggagccgcagcggggactccacccagagcctaaagcaaaggccctctgctgagggtctctgcagagctggggcttgggctgagccggttctctggctgtgggaatcgtgggctggctggggcagacccctcgcacagcggtgacctcggcacgaggtcaggaacagcctctctccagtgccacttccagggtgccgaacaaggcaccgggcactgcggatgcggcgcaggacaccagccccacagacagggagccccccgggcccaggcatggcaaatgcacactgtgacccccgcaatgcccaccccggagctaaggcactcccagcagcgtgcccactcaaggtcagacccagacaagctcaggagaaggccttctcaacgtccacaggggcctctggctctcaccttgacaccgaaaatgtcattgaggaggcagtagctgctctcttcgattgtcccttgcagctttgtcttcagcacgcgctgcctgtcgccgcgcgattcacagtcctggaggcccagggccctggccatcagcatgtggatggcagagaagggctgcctcgtgtcgatctccagcagttccagggcaaccaccctgcggtgcaaaagcaaaaggcactgagattccccacagccccagccttctaagacaagaggggtggaggtgccctttggggggagctcttcagccccccatctccaagcgcttcccacagaaggccaagcttttccctcctcgtacgagaaagggcacagaggggcagttgctgccaagccagcgggagagccgggtccagagcctgtgtctctgcagcgccggcctaggtctccctacgtgccccctgcagaggaactcacggggctgagaggcaagaatggagcaagtggtgggtttgcctttgggctccagaccttatcggtctgcctgccagagcacagacccccgtgctcctcctgggaaacacgccgagggcgagcagggcttctgagacaggcagccctgctgtctctggggtctggagtgggatgaaaagcactgagcttgggctctttccttctatctgcgcctgacccaggggtgaaggaggaaaggccgtggctccagaagccacctccaactccccaaagaggcagaggcgggagcggagcacgcaggtgctcccaggcagtgtctccaggaggctctgtcgggaggctgcagtccaagggccaggtaccctggcagaggggctggagcgttccacggctgtcaggggatgggcaggggcagtgtcccaaagctacaggtggaaaacctgtacctgtggccagcatcctggcctagagaggccagttcagcaagtaagtggctctttccacagcccatcgtgccctcaaccgccaggatgttcctttggcctgaatccctataggcgttcaagcagctgacaaagaggtcagtctcctgcttccgacctgcgaagacaaaccagagaacgagctgctgggggcgtgctgaaaagcaaagagccgtcccttttgcgggcaccctccaccgcagcttccctccccgctaccacatcggccagcctgccggcacccaggcctccttcccacctgctcgtccacgcttgggcacctctgccttcctcagagcagtcacggggccacctgcttgcctgccccgcagcgcagccccctcgccctctcccctatcccacaggcACGGAGATTCTGACGGCCCCATGCGACTCCCCGCAGCGATCCAGCACGAGACTGTAAGGGatgactgcagccggttcaggcagctgcgtcccaaacagactcaaagcatctcctcgctgtgccgtgagctgcacagcacctcccagtagctaaggcagcgtcgtcagtcccgttctggtttggtccgggctacagttaattttattcagcaatagcctgtacaggtctatgttttgtatttgtgaccaaacaccgctgttgataacacaaccatgttttagttatggctgaagagcgcctgcgcagcgtcgaggccttttccattgctcATGCTGCCCCGCTGGCgaacagtctgggggtgcacaagaagctgggaggcggcacagccgccacagccaccacagctgaccccaactgcccaaaggcctattccagaccatacaacgccgtgctcagcaagaaaatccggcggaaaggaggaaggggggacgttcggagtgatggcatttgtcttcccaagtcactgtcacacgtgatgaaaccttgctttcctcgaaatggcaagacgcctgcccacccatgggaagcagtgaatgaatgcctgattttgctttgggcgtgtgtgcagcttttgctttccctattaagctgtctgtgtctcagcgcaccagtgctctcactttaacccttccgattctcttccccatcccactgtggggagcgagtggctctgtggggctgagctgccaagcggggttaacccacaacagggcccaaaacattcggcaagaccccgagtgaatacaggcatcccctgcctcctgacattgccgtgtcttcgcccagatgctgccaagaaagcagctctgaggagtacaaggaggagaacccaccgtcaaaactctccatcgatttggcagaaggaaatctctttcctgaccccaaagacagggatcagtttagcccccaggctgtgagcagctccacagttgaaagcaaccttcctaccaggtctggaagacagcagggagcagcaggcgccccacctcgttttccacccaaagatatcaagcaagcagagaccaagacaggcggcgctttcttagggctgctgcaggcaacaccatccctggtaaaagcctctcccttcccagcaaggcactaaaagttaccaaggggaagaacctgggcttcagaagagcaaggcgttctccacctacccagcaaggggacgtactccgacctcttcttggtaagacccacgccaaagatgctagaagcaggggaaaagacaacacaagtcaatgagacggtgagaagccaggggacctagagaagcagcctggcgtggtagggaaggaggtgctcctcgggtaccggcttttctctggagcaggctgttatcccctgcactctttcccagccaaagttcaagctgacacgctacgacagcttcaagcgtaaagaagcccagcggccacggtgggacaggagaacatatcaagagtccatccccagaggccaaacacagagaaacaggagaagacacgtgaaagaagccagggcgtgCTGTTGGCTGGGAGACAGCTTTACCACTTTGGCCAAGAACACCAAGCGTCTTTGAAAGGGggacttgtgtccctgaagggcttgggatgccaagcacctggcacctttggctcaagtcttcccgCAGTCTCAAAGAGACGGCAGTGGTAACCTTCAAACCGTCCtctaaagggaaggtgaaatcctggcccagaagagctgagatttctgcaggaagacctgaggaagagtgtcccgatggtccacgtttccccatggggaccagactggcccaaagcttcctgctcagagcagctgggacagaaaactccttgggtcagcattcccagggcacgtggtggagcaagcacagcagggaaagcacagcccaaagccctttagacccagcccacaaggccaggttgtgtctaccaagacagacaaaccttccccatccctctggtttcactcccgctctctcagcagctggagacagcaggggagaggggcaaaaagcctgccatgccagggcttccgaccgtctcagaggacactcacctctcctcggtgacccccacgtattgatagacagggccaggctgcctgaggcctttcatctctctctccggcagctccttgaagtagaaagcgggcagccgggaggcggcgtaggtcactgcatcacaggacaccagcccagggtagtgcaccatcatccgggcagccaagttcaccttctggccaaggactgccagagagagagcacgcgttagagagagagagcatgcgtcggtgtggcccgtgccgccagccccgcggcacccttccaggccaatacctgtgtattcgtgtctcagcgggtggccagtgactccgcagaacatcgtccctctggtaactgccacagacattgtcctggcacacagagaaacagcagggcttgagcagcgccccaggcgcagtcctgcccgcctggcttcatcccttcccacacctcccctcggtgccagcctgggccaccggctgtgctgccctgccagcgtgggtctcggggatgtggagagctcaggggtgcaacatctgcaggttgcaagggacaaggggcaggggcagagcacgtgcagggccacagccctcttgtgagcaaagagagagggaagaaggcgcccgccatgtcaccgcctggcgatgacagccacttgggatcaggtggctgggccccatccccgttcatggggcagtggcccagaagggccggcctctggccctcacgagggctctttccagcgcggtggccagcagagtgtgcttggagggactccgtctggctgccgtgggctgagcccaggggttgcctgcacctctcagggcactgcctccttcctgccagggacaagggagagcaagctagaaggcacatctctttctgtgaagcccccttgcgccgtcccaggcagcatgcaccccgccgacccccgccacacactcactctctttcctcgagcatggtggagcacgagttgaagatctccagagcactctgcagggcgtgaaggctctcgcagggcagcttgtttccagggagtcccagcacgcagaggaacgtgcagccctgcccaggacagatgtggaacatgttgctacagcgcctaagagggagtctctccctcgcgctcactgcccaccctctggcgctgggggaggccaccgttcccccccactcactttatcacacaggaggactttgttgatgtggcccttgtgaggagagaggatttctagcatcaccctgctggcctccttgaggacggtgctgagatgcaccgagctggtacctgcagcaagctgcagctggacaaagatgcaggtgactggccgtagctcagagaggagatccatgggcagtcctgcatcgagctggaagacaagagcacgacggcttcaccagcctgctctcccgggctcttactgcccacaccagtaccgagggagagcaggcgtgctggcgatagcgggtaatagcagaggaagggataaatcctcctctcggtgcaaaagggcgggcaggccgcccagcctgcggcaggcagacgccgagtcataacacaaatgacaaaggagagaaggctgctccgctaacacgccatctggggaccggtacggacatgaggggagaccctcagggatgctccagggacttcaggggaatctcccctttatcccaccgtcgtgtccgcggcacacccagaaccatagccacggaaaagacagagggacaggagtcctcctcctgccacccatgtctctctgaggacaacgcagacaatggtgcagcaccggtgcccctgggctcagtttccctgcgttgtcatcgcagggcgcattttctttgattggtctgttcccgtaagagctccacctctgcaaggcaccacttcttctgccctccgaaaatgcagcccccagcagcggtggccttgccgtaccttcccgagagcagcgactggtatgtacttcctaagcacatccttggcgttcaggtcactgggcaagagaagagtaggcctcatggcacctgaggagagaaaaggcaggtggtcGCTGGGTGGACGGGACTACGAGctgttgcaaagcagggcctggccctggaagtgggggagaaagagtcttctgcgcttgctcatgttgccacctccagatgctgagggcagagctctcccctggaaggaggaggcggcagcagccaccgccctgggaggcccaacagcctgagtgctaacggacagagggaagagggaggaggtggttcctctctggcccctgaagcagcaaagccccacctttcgggacaatcacagagcaaggggaagtgggcactcaccttccctttttgagcggtgtctcactgggtcttgtacgagcttgcgtaaggcgtcttggcattcggaccaa
The genomic region above belongs to Larus michahellis chromosome 15, bLarMic1.1, whole genome shotgun sequence and contains:
- the LOC141751770 gene encoding adenylate cyclase type 10-like; its protein translation is MDPMPWSECQDALRKLVQDPVRHRSKREGAMRPTLLLPSDLNAKDVLRKYIPVAALGKLDAGLPMDLLSELRPVTCIFVQLQLAAGTSSVHLSTVLKEASRVMLEILSPHKGHINKVLLCDKGCTFLCVLGLPGNKLPCESLHALQSALEIFNSCSTMLEERETMSVAVTRGTMFCGVTGHPLRHEYTGIGLEGLFASGAA
- the LOC141751768 gene encoding adenylate cyclase type 10-like, whose translation is MGCGKSHLLAELASLGQDAGHRVVALELLEIDTRQPFSAIHMLMARALGLQDCESRGDRQRVLKTKLQGTIEESSYCLLNDIFGVKFPISDNVREMDETQRRLELHSTRVKVLEKTLTGDFGIFVIDNAHFIDPDSWFIMSPVLQKVSLFMVMSLAPGYEITESFRKAAADNATSQKITYLHLDKLKASVVMQKVCKDLGVVSIPRDLVRFLIRTSSGIPYYCEELLRCLRANDMLQFCTRRQSGKAKDNWESLITSAAEASSLAATWSSEARNDGRVCLLRPGVTLENTALPIPLKEIALTQLDRMQPLTRMVVKFAAIIGPVFTTQLLLHILPTGLRTHMNSLLDELVGDNILRWLKNTEVPEDVQDPTEGPATSSQVESSVQRPSPSTRTEEQQPGVLAFCVPLLQKAAYELWPERQRVALHGKCAAFLEQHAHKCRSCGQGEFVAFHHFAVTSSQDGGSCRDPADGGDSCSWEALVLAGEELKQDRTHATGGTLCTVLHSPGPPGAQGCMLGIGWEEVCRGRAQELRTTTADFAQRVGTLARVLEAQWESESSSSPGAGEEVSNPLFSLQMPQSSRLSRRRKPGEQTRV